The DNA region AATCAAAATAAGTAAAGATAAAACAAATCACTACATACATGTATACGATGAATAGCTCATTTGTTACCTTTAAATGTCCCAAGGGATGTAGATTGTTTTCAATCCAATTTGCATAATTGTTATGaaaattatggttaattaagtACGATAGTCAATAGTATGATTAGGAAATGAAATGTATCCTCCCTTCACCCAGCGCAAGTGATCTTTCAAGGCAACTTTCCGTTAATAATTTTGCTTAATAGAATGGTCAATATTTAAGACCCTTGCTTACACATTCAAGAAGTAAAGACAACGTAAGAAAAAACAAAGTGTTTGGTGGATAGATCCACCCAAACCCAATTGAACCAACATGTATATTTTTATGTCAAATCCCAAATGGGAAAAAGTTTAAATCCTACCGAATTCCAACTTCAGACGGGAAAAAACAAACCTTAAAGTTTTCAACAATATTAATATCAAATTAACTTTCAACAATATTAATATCAAATAAACTTTTCAACAAAGTTCCAATCAAGTAAATTCATACCAAATATAACAAATACATAATTCCTTTGGGATCCTGAGCAATTTTTTTGCTAGATAGTGTGCCTCGTACGCTCAAATTGCATAATGACTTTGGCCTTGTCCCTGAGAATAAATTTCTGTATTTTCCCTGAAGAATTGAGTGGTAAATCACCAAAGATTACTGCCCTTGGAACCATATAATCTTGCAGCCAATCTTCACGGAACTTGATAATTTCTTCATCAGTCACAAAACACccttctttcaatttcacaaaaGCACAAGGGGTCTCTCCAAGAACATCATCAGGTCTTGCTACAACTGCAGCCTCCCAAACCATAGGATGCCTAATCAAAACACCTTCAAATTCAAGagtatttataattttttcccCAGATTTGACTACATCAACGGCGCGATCCTTCAATTTTATATACCCATTTGGGTATTTAATTCCAATATCTTTAGTCCTATACCACCCTCCCTCAAAGGCTTTTTCAGTTCTTGAAGGATCTTTCAAGTACCCCATCATCATAGCATTGCCTCTAAACATAATTTCCCCTGTGGTTTCCCCATCTGCTGGCACACTTTTCATACTCTCTGGATCTTTCACATCCATTTCTTCCATTATAATGTTGTGAATCCCTTCGCGAATTTTCACGTTAGTGTCTTCATCTgaattgggatgatcatcttGATATTTCCTAGGCATTGATATCATTTGACCAAGTGCTTCACTCATACCATATGCATGGTTAATATTAAACCCTACCTTTTCCAGTTTGGTCATTATTTCTGGTGGTGGCAATACCCCTGCTACTGTTACATTCACTTTGTGAGGTAAAAGGGGCTGATTTGTGTCTATTGCATCTGCAATTTTTCTAAGGATTATTGGTGCACCACAAAAATGTGTCACATTGTGAAGGTAAATGGACTCCAAAATTtcttttccattgatttcactTAGGCAAATATTAGTGCCACCCAAAGCAGCTACGGTCCAGGGTAGACACCATCCGTTACATCGGAACATATCCACTATCCACAGAAAAACTGGGCTTTTTCCCATCTCATACCGAAAAATGTCAGCAATTGCATTCAAATAGGCAGCTCTATGGCTATACACAACTCCTTTAGACTTCCTTGTTGACCCTGAAGTGAAATTGATCGAAATTGGATCAAATTCATTTTTCGGGTACACAATCTTAAAATTAGGTTGCCCCATTTCAAGAAGTGTTTGGTAATCCAGGATCTTTGGTGGTGCTGATGATACTAGTGGTTCTTTTACATTGTTACTTTCATGGATTAAGACCACAAGATATGGCTTGTCTTTTTCTTGAAACATTGTAAGTGCTTGAAGCACTAGTTCAGTGAAGTCAGAGTATACAAAAATGACTTTGGCCTCTAATTGTAGAAGTATTTGTGACAAAGTGGCAGCATCTAGGTTTGTGTTAAGTGCAGAAAGGACTGCCCCTGCCATTGGTACACTAAAATGCAGCTCGAACAGTGCTGGTACATTAGGTGCCATTGCTGCCACCTGTTTAGTATGATAAAAATAAGAAGCtaaaaactaaaacaaaaataGTAATGACATGCACAgacatgaaaaaggaaaaaggagaaaTGAATTGTTTGAACTCAATATCATTCGCTAGCGCTTGTTTAAACATCAACTGCTTTCAAAGTATGTTTTAATTTTACATGTAACATTCCCTTTTCAAAATGTCGACATTATATATGAACGACGTTAGTCAAGAAATTATCAATTGCTAATTATCAGCTTCCAAAAGTTGAAAACAGGAatgaaaagaaacaaagaagatgTTGATTTTTCCTCTTTACAGGGGCGTTGTATAGATTTTAgaatattttgaatcaaagacaaGTACCATACAGTTGTTATGCTTCATTTTATGTGTTTTAGTTTGACTGACAAGCAATTTAAGACAATAACAGAGACTTTTGAATCCGTTCTTAAACAAAAATTGTATATAATGTATTAAAATGctttttaaatcttgtgattttaaacatgtcatgtgtgATAATAAATTAAAGAATTACTAGATATGGAACATGACATTTTCCAAAACAGATTAGAGAAAAAATAGAACACATAAATTAAAAGGCGGAATAGCCTAAGTAGGCCCCTGTACTTGTCTATTTTTGTCATGCCGGTGTTCGTACTTACGGGTTTGCCAACTAAACCCCTCTACCCTTAAAAATTGAGCATTTTAAACCCCTTTGACCATTGACTAAGCATATGTAGCATTAATCGTGCTGAGTTGGACCAAATGCGTGAGATACACGTGTATTAAAAGCGTGAATGTTATATttatgatcaacaacaacaacaacatacccagtagattcccacaatgtggggtctggggagggtagaggagggtagagtgtacgcagaccttacccctatcttgaaaggtagggaggctgtttccgaaagaccctcggatCAAGAGAGAACAAGACAAAAAGGTTAGATAAGGACAAGCATAtcaaaataatatgaaaatgaGAAACAACAAATGAGAGAGACATGATAAACAGTAGCTACCATATATAAATAAGATACTCGAAGTACAAGACCCAACAATATAAgcagaaatcaaatggcaataaacGAATGAGCAAAACTACAACTACTTGGGCGAAGAAAGAATAAGCGAGACTGCctcctagccttctatcctaatctgagtcctccacaacctcctatctaagatcatgtcctcggtaatatatatatatatgcgccaTGTctatctaatcacctctccccaattacttctttggcctacctctacctctcctgaaaccgtccatagccaacctctcacacctcccaCTGGGACAtccgtgtctctcctcttcacatgtccaaaccatctcaacctcgcttttcgcatcttgtcctccactgaTGCCACTCTCACCTTGccccggatatcttcattcctaatcctatcctTCTTAGTGTGCCCACATATCCACTGTAGCATTCAcatttccgcgactttcatcttctgaacgtgagagttcttgactggccaacactccgctccGTATAGcaaagtcggtctaaccacgactttgtagaacttgcctttaagttttggtggcactttcATGTCACACAGCACTCCAGAAGCGAGCTTCCATTTCATCTATCCTGCACTaatacgatgtgaaacatcATCGTCGATCTCCCCATCTCCCTGAATAATAAATCCAAAATACTTAAAACTTCCTTTCTTCTGGATGGCCtaggtaccaagcctcacttcctcgTCAGCCACATATGGTACGCCACTGAACTTAcactccaagtactctgtcttggtcTTACTCAacttaaatcctttagactccaacgtcTGTCTCCAACCCTCCAGCTTAGCATtaactccgctacgagtctcgtcaatcaagacaatgtcatccgcgaacaacatacaccaaggcacctcaccttgtatttgtcaCGTCATTCCATCCATTATCAAGGCAAATAAAatgggctaagagctgatccctggTGCAACTCCATCAGAATGGGGAAGTGCTCAGAGTCTCCTCCTACtgtccttaccctggtcttaGCTCTATCATACATGTCTtttatcgctctaatgtacaccacaggtagacctttagcctccaagcatctccatagaacTTCTCTTATCACTTTATCataagccttttctaggtcgatgaataccatgtgcaagtccctcttcTGCTCCTTATACTGCTCTACCAATctccttacaatatgaatggcttctgtagtcgctcggcatgaatccgaactggttctctgaaatagacacacctctcctcaccctcatctcctcCACCCTTTCTCACACTTTTATAGTGTGACTTAGCagcttgatacctctatagttaTTGCAGCTTTAAATgtcgcccttgttcttgtacaagggaatcattgtactctacctccattcttcgggcaTCTTTGCcgtcttgaaaatgacattaatCAACCTAGTTAGCCACTCCAAGCCTACCCTGCTcgcattcttccaaaattccgcAGGAATCTCGTCAGGTAGGGTCGTTCTTCCCctgcgcatcctacgaacagctccgttaacctcctcaacctttatactcctacaatatcTAAAGTCGCGACTCTTATCAGAGTACTCCAAATCTCTCAGCACAATGTCTCTGTCCCCTTCTTCGTTCAAAGGTTTATGAAAGTATGActgccatctccgtctaatgtCAGCTTCCTCCACCTGCACTTTGCcatcctcgtccttgatgcatTTCACTTGATCCAGATCGCGTGCCTTCCTCTCTCTCGCCTTGCCAAGCCTGAACAACCTCTTATCCCCACCTCTGTCCTCTAGTTCTGCATAAAGGCATTCAAAGGCTGCCATTTTTGCCGCTGAAACTGCCAACTTCGCCTCCTTTCTCGCCATCTTATACTTTTCCCTGTTCGTCCGCTTCTCTTCATCATCCTTGCTGTCTACCAACTTCGCATACGCCTGCTTCTTTGCTTCCACCTTTCCTTGGACTTCTtcattccaccaccaatccctTCGGTGCCCACCACGGTGACCTCTTGAGACCCCCAGTACATTTCTAGCTGTTTCCTAATGCAACTGGTCGTCCTATCCCACATACTGCTCGCATCCCCCCTACTATCCCACGCTCtcatagccatcaacttctccCCCATCTTTAGGGCACTAGACAACGTCAAACTCCCCCACCTAATCCTCGGTCGGTCATCCACGACCCTCGCCTTCTTCGTCCTTTTTAtctccaaatccatcaccaatAGCTTATGCTGGGTCGTAAGATTCTCGCTCAGAATGGCCTTGCATTCCTTACAGAGACCTTTATCATCTTTTCTCAGAAGCAAAAAGTCTATCTGCGTCGCAGCCACCGAGCTACGGAAGGTTGCCAAGTGCTCCTCCTTTTTTGGAAAACTCGAGTTGGCTACCACCAATCCAAAAGCCTTTGCGAAATCCAGGAGTGCGACTCCTCCTCGGTTCCTGTCCCCGAAGCCAAACCTCTCATGCACATCGTCATAACCCCTCGAAACAGATCCAATGTGCCCATTGAAATCTCCTCCTACAAATAACTTCTAAGTAGGCGGTATACTACCCACCACTTCATCCAAGTCCTCCCAAAAGCGCCTCTTTTCCTCCTCGTCCAATCCCACTTGCAGCGCGTAAGCactaattttcaaaagaagaaaaaaaaaagtctccaGCCTGTTCATCTTCTTGTTAAccctcattaaaaaaaattaaaaaatatcagCCTTCACCcttgttcatcttcttcttgcAATCTTGATGGTGGCAAAACCAAAGCCATCTCTGTAAATCTTCTTTCAACAATAAACATACCAATGCAGCACAACAAAAAAACCATTACCCTTCTTTTCCACACATTAactgaaaattcaaaaagagtTAAACCTAAACCCACCAAAACACATCAATTTCTAAATTCTTCCACAAAATTAATCACAATCCTACACCAAAAATTACCAAAGGGACAAGCCAAAATTCCCAATttatgttctttctttctttcttcttcttcttcatccattAAAACCCCCCATTCATGACCCGACCCGAAAAgtttgaaacaaaaaaattaacgaTTTTATAAGAATGAAAGTGAGGTAAGGCATCAGATACAAATTAATTTtactaataaaaaataaacattcAGATAAGATTTTTGGTGGGAAATGCATTGATTTTGATACCTCCCTCAATATTTGGACAGTTCCTATATCTTCACACACTTGAGAGAATAGATTGACATAAAATAGTTTGTATAAGGATAGTTTAGATGTGGATATTTTAGGTATGTGGTTGTAACAAAATAAGCTTAATTATCTGTTGGTTTTTGGTGGATGGTGGTGGCTGGAAGAGGAAGATGGCAGGGTGGAGGGAGAAGAGAaaggtttgtttttttttttccttagagTTTAAGTTTGGTGCACTGTCAGTGTATAAAAATTTTTACACCATCAGGTAACTTTAAAGATAATTACCATAATTTTCTtaagtaataattttttacctttttcaaaaattacaaTTAAAGGTAATTTGACTTCTAATTATAATGTAATTGAAATTCTTTCCTAGTTTTAAGACTATTTCCTTTCCCAGTCTAAGACTCTTCTCTCTTTATCGTATTGTCATGGCAGTGACGAGCGGCGATGTtgaagttattttcttttcctctttttattccttcctttttttttctttaaattattcCGTTCATCAATCATTTTTATTGGTTACAAGAAAACCTAATTGGACATTCTCATttataagaataaaataataatgtgtAATCAGGAAGATGAtatgaagaaaatttgaaatatatatatggaagaTGGAGGAAATTATCCAAGAAACTTTCCGTGTTCTATGGGGAATACAAAATGGAAAATGAGACTAACACTTCAAAAAGCACTTAATTTTCATGGCAAAATCCCAATAAATCCTACAAATAaggaacaaaataaaaattcgtCCAAAAAAGTTAGCTATGACTAATCtagatatgatttttttttttttgttggaaaagtgcaattgttgtgggctgaaagAAGAATGCAAAAAAGACTGCATAGTGTAGGAGAAAGAAATGGGTCTGTATGTGTGTAGACTAAGGAGAGAGAGGCAGATGGTGGTGGAAGAAgccaatgaaaaagaaaatggttGGACTATTTGCCAGACAAGGAGGGCGAAGGGGAGAGAGAAAAAAACCAATATTAGTGTTTAATgtttttagagaaaaaaaatattaagaaaaacttTACCTGATGGTGTAAATTTTTCTATACACTGATAGTGCACCAAacttaaacatttttttttaataagaaaaaggaataaatttggTTTTTTCACAaagctattttaaaaaaaataaatgatgatATGGCATTAGTTTATCTAGGTGGATCTGACGTGTCGTTCATGCCAGGGCGAGTGAATCACACACAACATCAGAGGGGTacaaaatacttattttgattGAGTTGAGGGATTTAGTTGGTAAATCCCTAAGTGACATGACAAAAATGGACAACTACAAAAGCCTCCATGCTTTTCCGCCAAATTAAAACAGAAAAGTATACATTCACTTGCTCATGCATGTTACTTCCAAACTATGAGGCCATTGACTTTTCCAGTGAATTCATGTATCTAGACGTTTTCCTATGGTCAGAAGCCATATCAATCGCACCTAGTCATCAATTTTGCTAATGTGAATCTTTAACATATTAATGTTAAACACGAGAAAGTCaattattaatataaaatgCCAAATCAGAGCCAACACAAAAAGGTATAAGTACTATAGGAATAAATGATAACACTGatataagaatattttttttccttcaaggcGCGTATGTGCCCTCGTCTAAAAGATCAAATTTTATGCGAGACACGTTTAATTTATTTACAATGTGAGACGAGGACTTGTGGTCGCATTTGTTTAATTAGACAGAATGAAATTAGGGATGGCAATAGGGCGGGTTAGGGCAGGTTAGGGTGGGGCAAGCTGCCTGTTGGATTTTATATTATCTttcgttttttaatttttcgacatattttcttaaaaacaatTAAATGAATGATTAGTTCCTAAAATtggattttttcttttgatcgttcaaatttcaaaatagaacaagaatttacatattttactaTGTTTAGCATGAGAATACACAAAACCATCTTTAGTATAATTAAATAAGCTTGAAGgaatgtacaaaaaaaaatgatttgtctTAATTACTAAAGACAAACttgtgatataagtataagcATAGTATTTCAGATGTCTTTTTAGTGATTTCTTCTAAATGAATATTGTTAATCTTCCACTTTTGTGATAAATAGGAAAGGTTTTGTACAAGCTTAAACAATATATTAGTTCTATTATTAGGCCATTtagttttataataaaaaaatattccagtgaattttaacaaataaaaatttaataactAGATGTTTTCCTATGGTCAGTTTTCCAATGGTCAGCAATCATATCAATATGCAGTAGTAGTCATCAATTTTGCTAATGTGAATCTTTAACATATTAATGTTAAACACGACAAAGTCaattattaatataaaatgCCAAATCAGAGCCAACCCAAAAAGGTATAAGTACTACAGGAATAAATGATAACACTGatataagaatatttttttccttcaaggcGCGTATGTGCCCTCGTCTAAAAGATCAAATTTTATGCGAGACACGTTTAATTTATTTACAATGTGAGACGAGGACTTGTGGTCGCATTTGTTTAATTAGACAGAATGAAATGGTAATGCAAAACATTTTAAAGTAAAACACTCGAATAAGGAACAAAAAAGTCAAAAACGAGTATGCACAGTTGCACACCGTTACACGTGATTAATCTTTTTTCTTCAGTTTT from Lycium ferocissimum isolate CSIRO_LF1 chromosome 2, AGI_CSIRO_Lferr_CH_V1, whole genome shotgun sequence includes:
- the LOC132046359 gene encoding probable CoA ligase CCL13 produces the protein MEGLVLCPANHIPLTPLSFVERAAFVYRKKVALIHGNISYSWEELHGRWVKLASSLSQLGVSPGDVVAAMAPNVPALFELHFSVPMAGAVLSALNTNLDAATLSQILLQLEAKVIFVYSDFTELVLQALTMFQEKDKPYLVVLIHESNNVKEPLVSSAPPKILDYQTLLEMGQPNFKIVYPKNEFDPISINFTSGSTRKSKGVVYSHRAAYLNAIADIFRYEMGKSPVFLWIVDMFRCNGWCLPWTVAALGGTNICLSEINGKEILESIYLHNVTHFCGAPIILRKIADAIDTNQPLLPHKVNVTVAGVLPPPEIMTKLEKVGFNINHAYGMSEALGQMISMPRKYQDDHPNSDEDTNVKIREGIHNIIMEEMDVKDPESMKSVPADGETTGEIMFRGNAMMMGYLKDPSRTEKAFEGGWYRTKDIGIKYPNGYIKLKDRAVDVVKSGEKIINTLEFEGVLIRHPMVWEAAVVARPDDVLGETPCAFVKLKEGCFVTDEEIIKFREDWLQDYMVPRAVIFGDLPLNSSGKIQKFILRDKAKVIMQFERTRHTI